The following coding sequences are from one Sulfitobacter sp. HNIBRBA3233 window:
- a CDS encoding TolC family outer membrane protein → MYTKRVAHRFKRGAGILCIGIAGLAVTVPAKAETLADALVSAYNHSGLLVQNRALLRAADEDVASASAALEPVVRWTAEVSQQYGRSRTSPAFGVQDTDSLRASASLIAELLLYDFGATAFRIEATKETVLATRSSLIGVEQQVLFRAVQAYMGVIEASEFVSLRQNNLRVLTQELRAARNRFEVGEVTRTDVALAEAQLAQARSGLATAQGNYLIAVEEFRNVVGRAPGQLNPPPRLPNIGNDLEAAKMQAVRQHPDLRAVQHQVAAAELFIRQAEAAKKPTVSLQGSLSLSENLDSSNFSTGGSVGVVAGGTLYQGGLRSSTVRRAIAQRDAQRGNLHVVRHNIQQNVGNAYASLTSARASIEASERQVRAARIAFRGVREEATLGARTTLDVLDAEQALLDAQATLISAQSQLYVAAYAVLASTGQLTARSLALPVQLYDPAEYYNLVKDSPTSTSKQGAQLDRVLKRLQRD, encoded by the coding sequence ATGTACACCAAACGAGTGGCACATCGCTTCAAACGCGGCGCGGGCATCCTGTGCATCGGTATCGCCGGTCTTGCCGTAACGGTTCCGGCAAAAGCGGAAACGCTCGCTGATGCGCTGGTCAGCGCCTACAACCATTCGGGCCTTCTGGTACAGAACCGCGCGTTGCTGCGCGCTGCGGACGAGGATGTCGCATCGGCCAGTGCCGCGCTTGAACCTGTGGTCCGCTGGACGGCGGAAGTAAGCCAGCAGTACGGGCGCAGCCGCACGTCGCCGGCCTTCGGCGTGCAGGACACCGACAGCCTGCGTGCAAGTGCCTCGCTGATTGCCGAACTGCTGCTCTACGATTTTGGCGCGACGGCCTTCCGGATCGAGGCAACCAAGGAAACGGTGCTGGCAACGCGGTCGTCGCTGATCGGAGTTGAACAGCAGGTTCTTTTCCGCGCGGTGCAGGCCTATATGGGCGTCATCGAGGCCAGCGAATTCGTATCGCTGCGGCAGAACAACCTGCGGGTGCTGACACAGGAACTGCGCGCGGCCCGTAACCGGTTCGAAGTCGGCGAAGTGACCCGCACCGATGTGGCCCTCGCCGAGGCGCAGCTTGCTCAGGCCCGCAGCGGCCTTGCCACGGCGCAGGGTAACTACCTGATCGCGGTAGAGGAATTTCGCAATGTCGTCGGGCGCGCGCCCGGACAATTGAACCCGCCTCCGCGCCTGCCCAACATCGGCAACGACCTCGAAGCGGCAAAGATGCAGGCGGTGCGCCAGCATCCCGATCTGCGCGCCGTGCAGCATCAGGTGGCCGCTGCCGAATTGTTCATTCGCCAGGCTGAGGCCGCGAAGAAGCCAACCGTCAGCCTGCAAGGGTCCCTGTCGCTTTCCGAAAACCTCGATTCGAGCAATTTCAGCACCGGCGGCTCCGTCGGCGTGGTTGCGGGCGGCACGCTGTACCAGGGCGGGCTGCGGTCTTCGACGGTGCGCCGTGCAATCGCACAGCGCGACGCGCAGCGCGGCAACCTGCACGTGGTACGCCATAACATCCAGCAGAATGTCGGCAACGCCTATGCCAGCCTGACGTCGGCGCGGGCCTCTATCGAAGCCTCCGAACGGCAGGTGCGCGCCGCGCGTATCGCCTTTCGCGGGGTCCGCGAGGAAGCAACGCTCGGCGCGCGCACCACGCTGGACGTGCTGGACGCAGAGCAGGCGCTGCTCGATGCGCAGGCGACGCTGATCTCGGCGCAGTCGCAACTCTACGTGGCCGCCTATGCGGTGCTGGCCTCGACAGGGCAGCTGACCGCGCGCAGCCTTGCCTTGCCCGTGCAGCTGTACGATCCGGCGGAATATTACAATCTGGTCAAGGACAGCCCAACCAGCACGTCGAAGCAGGGCGCGCAATTGGACAGGGTTCTCAAGCGCTTGCAACGCGACTGA
- a CDS encoding protein-L-isoaspartate O-methyltransferase family protein codes for MTDFAARRTMMVDTQVRPSDVTKFPIIDAMLSIAREDFVPSAQREAAYVGENLALGQGRVVLEPRTLAKMLDALNIEGDELVLDIGCGMGYSTAVIARMAEAVIAVEQDESLAQEAQEALVEAGADNAVVQHGDLVAGAAEHGPYDVIILQGGVGQIPGSLLAQVKDGGRIAALFMQGELGEVRVGYRRGEDFSWRRAFNATAPILPGFAKERAFTL; via the coding sequence ATGACAGACTTTGCCGCCCGCCGGACGATGATGGTAGACACGCAAGTGCGCCCGTCGGACGTCACCAAGTTTCCCATCATCGATGCGATGCTGAGTATCGCCCGCGAGGATTTCGTTCCGTCCGCGCAGCGCGAAGCGGCCTATGTCGGGGAGAACCTTGCACTGGGGCAGGGGCGTGTGGTGCTTGAGCCGCGCACGCTTGCCAAGATGCTGGATGCGCTGAACATCGAGGGCGACGAGCTAGTGCTCGATATCGGTTGTGGCATGGGGTATTCCACCGCCGTCATCGCGCGCATGGCCGAGGCGGTGATCGCAGTTGAACAGGACGAGAGCCTTGCGCAGGAAGCGCAGGAGGCGCTTGTCGAAGCCGGTGCGGACAACGCCGTCGTGCAGCACGGTGACCTTGTCGCCGGGGCTGCCGAACACGGGCCCTACGACGTGATCATCCTGCAAGGGGGCGTCGGCCAGATCCCCGGCAGCCTGCTTGCGCAGGTCAAGGACGGGGGGCGGATTGCCGCGCTCTTCATGCAAGGCGAGCTGGGCGAAGTGCGCGTCGGCTACAGGCGTGGCGAAGACTTCAGCTGGCGCCGCGCTTTCAACGCGACGGCACCGATCCTGCCGGGGTTCGCGAAAGAGCGCGCCTTCACCCTGTGA
- a CDS encoding HD domain-containing protein: protein MKQLGFSELVYPGATHTRFAHSIGVFHTARELMKIVRERVEEQNQTREMTALAAAMVHDVGHGPFSHAFETVGKRLGLKLADHEVMSDELIRNGEIAQILNDGFEDGFAGNVANMIKKEGKITLHNSVVSSQFDADRLDYMQRDRMMTGSKHSAIDLTWLRANLEIGEVEVGVDEEAIGKVPTFVIGPKAVQAAEAYVLGLFQLYPTIYFHKATRGAEKIFAEILVRIVQLVADDATSKTGLPANHPLVRFAKDPEALDTALALDDTVVWGALQLLKEAPDDLLSQFAERLLGRKLYKCFDVRTAVAHACDPDNRQDEQDIEKIEKSCANVLLKLQDWQNEQGGIVPRLITDEAVRKPYKTGGGGSGPTEQINVRTDGGQLIDLRQRSEIVRSLSVFKLTRVYHDVSDDDAKSVIQDIIDGEVN, encoded by the coding sequence GTGAAGCAACTTGGGTTTTCTGAACTTGTCTATCCGGGGGCAACGCATACGCGGTTTGCACACAGCATAGGTGTTTTTCACACTGCAAGAGAGTTGATGAAGATCGTGCGTGAGCGGGTTGAGGAACAAAATCAGACGAGGGAAATGACCGCATTGGCCGCAGCTATGGTTCATGACGTGGGCCATGGGCCATTCAGTCATGCATTTGAAACGGTCGGCAAACGTCTAGGACTCAAACTCGCCGACCATGAGGTCATGAGCGACGAACTGATCCGCAATGGTGAAATTGCCCAAATCTTAAATGACGGATTTGAAGATGGCTTCGCGGGCAACGTTGCGAATATGATCAAGAAGGAAGGAAAGATCACGCTGCACAATTCGGTGGTTTCCAGCCAGTTTGATGCCGATCGGCTTGACTACATGCAGCGCGACAGGATGATGACAGGTAGCAAGCACTCCGCCATCGACCTTACTTGGTTGCGCGCGAACCTCGAAATTGGCGAAGTCGAAGTTGGCGTGGATGAAGAAGCTATTGGCAAAGTGCCAACGTTTGTGATTGGCCCGAAAGCGGTTCAAGCCGCCGAAGCCTACGTATTGGGGCTCTTTCAGCTTTATCCGACAATTTACTTCCACAAAGCCACACGTGGGGCGGAGAAGATTTTCGCAGAAATTCTGGTTCGCATTGTCCAGTTGGTTGCTGATGACGCTACCAGCAAAACAGGGCTACCGGCCAATCATCCATTGGTCCGCTTTGCCAAAGACCCCGAAGCGCTCGATACTGCGCTCGCTCTCGATGACACCGTAGTGTGGGGGGCTCTTCAGCTTTTGAAGGAAGCACCCGACGACCTACTTTCTCAATTCGCAGAGCGCCTCCTTGGCCGCAAGCTATACAAGTGCTTCGACGTTCGCACTGCGGTTGCGCACGCATGCGATCCCGACAATCGTCAAGATGAACAAGATATAGAAAAAATCGAAAAATCTTGTGCAAATGTGCTTCTAAAGCTACAAGACTGGCAAAACGAACAAGGGGGTATCGTCCCGCGCCTCATCACCGATGAGGCTGTACGAAAGCCCTACAAGACAGGCGGCGGCGGCAGTGGTCCAACTGAACAGATCAACGTGCGTACGGATGGTGGTCAGTTGATTGACCTTCGCCAGCGCTCCGAAATCGTGCGTTCGTTGAGCGTTTTCAAGCTTACACGTGTCTATCATGATGTCTCAGATGACGACGCCAAATCTGTGATACAAGATATTATTGACGGGGAGGTCAACTGA
- a CDS encoding pyridoxal phosphate-dependent decarboxylase family protein — MDWDEYARWGSHIAQWGARYHQDLRDRPVRAQTAQGDIARQIAPVPPETGEAMERILADFNTVVMPGMTHWQHPRFFAYFPANATPPSMLAEMLVNTVSAQCMLWQTSPAATEIEGVMVDWLRQALDLPDGYTGVIQDSASSGTLSAVLTMRERATGFTGNREGLAGKGALRIYCSDQVHSSIDRACWVAGIGQDNLVKLPGTGKDFGMDAQALDRAIREDIDAGHTPAGLIAITGGTGVGACDDLAALHKVAKTYDLYTHLDAAWAGAAMICPEFRAQYWNGADGFDSIVFNPHKWLGAQFDCSVQFLRDPSAQLNTLKIEPEYLRTSGEAVTNYSEWTIPLGRRFRALKIWFLLRSYGLEALRGRIRNHVLWAQELCEALRALPDFDIVTDPILSLFSFRCRGDDAAQQVLVDALNDDGRIYLTQGMHQGRKVIRFQVGQFDTTREDVMLARDVIAEVHSRIT; from the coding sequence ATGGATTGGGACGAATACGCGCGCTGGGGCAGCCATATCGCGCAATGGGGCGCGCGGTACCATCAGGACCTGCGCGACCGTCCGGTGCGCGCGCAAACAGCGCAGGGCGACATCGCGCGCCAGATCGCGCCTGTGCCCCCTGAAACCGGTGAAGCGATGGAGAGGATCCTTGCGGATTTCAACACTGTCGTGATGCCCGGCATGACCCACTGGCAGCATCCACGCTTCTTTGCCTATTTCCCTGCCAACGCGACGCCCCCGTCGATGCTGGCGGAAATGCTGGTCAATACCGTTTCGGCGCAATGCATGCTGTGGCAGACCTCCCCCGCCGCGACGGAAATCGAAGGGGTGATGGTGGACTGGCTGCGGCAGGCGCTCGACCTGCCGGACGGGTACACCGGTGTCATTCAGGACAGTGCCTCCTCGGGTACCCTTTCTGCCGTGCTGACGATGCGCGAGCGTGCAACGGGCTTTACCGGCAACCGCGAAGGGCTAGCAGGCAAGGGGGCGCTGCGTATCTATTGTTCCGATCAGGTGCATTCGTCCATCGACCGCGCCTGTTGGGTGGCGGGCATCGGACAGGACAATCTGGTCAAACTGCCGGGAACGGGGAAAGATTTCGGCATGGATGCGCAGGCGCTCGACCGGGCGATCCGCGAGGACATCGACGCAGGGCACACGCCCGCGGGCCTGATCGCGATTACCGGCGGCACGGGGGTAGGGGCCTGCGACGATCTGGCGGCGCTGCACAAGGTGGCAAAGACATACGATCTCTATACCCACCTCGATGCCGCCTGGGCGGGGGCCGCGATGATCTGCCCCGAGTTTCGTGCGCAATACTGGAACGGGGCGGACGGTTTCGACAGCATCGTGTTCAATCCGCACAAGTGGCTCGGCGCGCAATTCGACTGCTCGGTGCAATTCCTGCGCGATCCTTCCGCCCAGCTCAACACGCTCAAGATCGAGCCGGAATACCTGCGCACAAGCGGAGAGGCCGTCACGAATTATTCGGAATGGACGATCCCGTTGGGGCGACGGTTCCGGGCGCTGAAGATCTGGTTTTTGCTGCGCTCCTACGGGCTGGAGGCCTTGCGCGGCCGCATCCGCAACCACGTTCTCTGGGCGCAGGAGCTTTGCGAGGCGCTGCGTGCGCTGCCCGATTTCGACATCGTGACCGATCCGATCCTGAGCCTGTTTTCGTTCCGGTGCAGGGGCGATGATGCAGCGCAGCAGGTACTGGTCGATGCGCTGAATGATGACGGACGCATCTACCTCACCCAAGGTATGCACCAAGGGCGCAAGGTGATCCGGTTTCAGGTTGGCCAGTTCGACACGACCCGGGAGGACGTCATGCTGGCCCGCGATGTGATCGCCGAGGTTCACAGCCGGATCACCTAG
- a CDS encoding formylglycine-generating enzyme family protein: MTCCPSSARPQGSPDPIRFAPAQRDLSDRVTLPGGSFRMGTDDKILPQDGEYPARKTRLRPFAIDSCAVTAARFARFIDDTGYTTDAESFGWSFVFHGLMDRPEDHEPLAGLEWWRKVDGACWRTPEGPATDLEGREEHPVTHVSWRDATAFASWAGGRLPTEAEWEFAALGGRETARYPWGDEDPQDTGFLPCNIWQGRFPDHNTGADGYRGTAPACSFAPNGYGLYNMVGNTWEWTADRFRIRSVAKAAKIRNAEAARTDARTVKGGSFICHRSYCYRYRIAARSSNTPDTTLSHTGFRLCYDVRT, from the coding sequence ATGACATGCTGTCCCTCTTCCGCGCGCCCCCAAGGCAGCCCCGACCCCATCCGCTTTGCGCCCGCGCAGCGTGATCTGTCCGACCGTGTAACACTGCCCGGGGGCAGTTTCCGCATGGGCACGGATGACAAGATCCTGCCGCAGGACGGCGAATACCCTGCCCGCAAGACACGGCTGCGCCCTTTTGCGATCGACAGCTGCGCCGTCACGGCGGCACGCTTTGCGCGCTTCATCGACGACACGGGCTACACCACAGACGCCGAAAGCTTCGGCTGGAGCTTTGTCTTCCACGGGCTTATGGACCGGCCCGAAGACCACGAGCCCCTTGCGGGGCTGGAATGGTGGCGCAAGGTCGACGGCGCGTGCTGGCGCACCCCCGAAGGCCCCGCCACCGATCTGGAAGGGCGCGAGGAGCACCCCGTCACCCATGTCTCTTGGCGCGACGCCACGGCGTTTGCGTCCTGGGCCGGAGGGCGCCTGCCGACCGAGGCAGAGTGGGAGTTCGCGGCCCTCGGCGGACGGGAAACGGCGCGCTATCCTTGGGGCGATGAAGATCCGCAGGACACCGGGTTCCTGCCCTGCAATATCTGGCAGGGGCGGTTTCCCGACCACAATACCGGCGCGGACGGATATCGCGGCACTGCCCCCGCTTGCAGCTTCGCGCCAAACGGCTACGGTCTCTACAATATGGTCGGCAATACCTGGGAATGGACGGCAGACCGCTTTCGCATCCGGTCCGTCGCGAAAGCGGCCAAGATCAGGAACGCCGAAGCGGCCCGTACGGATGCCCGCACGGTCAAGGGCGGCTCTTTCATTTGCCACCGGAGCTATTGTTATCGCTACCGGATTGCCGCGCGCAGTTCCAACACCCCGGATACGACCCTCAGCCACACGGGGTTTCGCCTGTGCTATGACGTCAGGACGTGA
- a CDS encoding ABC transporter ATP-binding protein, whose product MAPILEINKLFKNYGATEVLKDINVSIDEGDFLVLVGPSGCGKSTLLNCIAGLEPITGGDLHIGGRNMTNVSPKDRDIAMVFQSYALYPTMTVAKNITFGMKVRGVDAATQAEKLKQVAAQLQIEPLLNRRPGQLSGGQRQRVAMGRALVRDPKLFLFDEPLSNLDAKLRVEMRTEIKALHQRLGASMVYVTHDQIEAMTLATKIVVMKGGVIQQIGSPSEIYNRPANLFVADFMGSPAMNLIPAKCRADGDGTRIEIAREGAAPVVLTDRRNRDLPEDVIIGVRPEDIADPDLRGGQDAQEAECVIDILEPAGADTYAVLQLGGKHVTARLHAETNARAGAPKRLAFDLAKVSYFAPDTGLRVN is encoded by the coding sequence ATGGCCCCCATCCTCGAAATCAACAAATTGTTCAAGAACTACGGCGCGACCGAGGTGCTGAAGGACATCAACGTCAGCATCGACGAGGGCGATTTCCTCGTGCTGGTCGGCCCGTCGGGGTGCGGGAAGTCCACGCTGCTGAACTGCATCGCGGGGCTGGAGCCGATCACCGGCGGCGATCTGCACATCGGTGGGCGCAACATGACCAATGTCAGCCCCAAGGACCGCGATATCGCGATGGTGTTCCAGTCCTACGCGCTTTATCCGACAATGACGGTGGCCAAGAACATCACCTTCGGCATGAAGGTGCGCGGGGTCGATGCGGCGACGCAGGCCGAAAAGCTCAAACAGGTCGCGGCGCAATTGCAGATCGAACCGCTGCTCAACCGGCGGCCGGGCCAGTTGTCGGGTGGCCAGCGCCAGCGGGTCGCCATGGGCCGTGCGCTGGTGCGTGACCCCAAGCTCTTTCTGTTCGACGAACCGCTCAGCAACCTCGACGCCAAGCTGCGAGTCGAGATGCGCACCGAGATCAAGGCCCTGCACCAGAGGCTCGGCGCGTCCATGGTCTATGTCACCCACGACCAGATCGAGGCCATGACACTGGCCACCAAGATCGTCGTGATGAAGGGCGGTGTGATCCAGCAGATCGGCAGCCCCTCCGAGATATACAACCGGCCCGCAAACCTGTTTGTGGCGGATTTCATGGGCAGCCCCGCGATGAACCTGATCCCGGCAAAATGCCGCGCGGACGGCGACGGCACCCGGATCGAGATTGCGCGCGAAGGGGCGGCGCCCGTGGTGCTGACCGACCGGCGCAACCGCGATCTGCCGGAGGATGTCATCATCGGTGTCCGCCCCGAGGACATCGCCGACCCCGACCTGCGCGGCGGGCAGGACGCGCAGGAAGCCGAATGCGTGATCGATATCCTCGAACCGGCGGGCGCGGACACCTACGCGGTGCTGCAACTGGGCGGCAAACACGTCACCGCGCGCCTTCATGCGGAAACCAACGCCCGCGCGGGCGCGCCCAAGCGGCTGGCCTTTGATCTGGCGAAAGTCAGCTATTTCGCGCCGGATACCGGATTGCGGGTAAACTGA
- a CDS encoding carbohydrate ABC transporter permease, which translates to MTDAALATRSERRTGKVILRWILYLLLGLFALFYLMPLFVMVTTSLKSLEEIRTGDLIALPREITFDAWATAWSGACTGVQCEGMRPYFWNSVLIAVPGVAISTLLGALNGFVVAQWRFRGANIIFSLMLFGCFIPFQVVLLPMARMLGLMGVAGTIPGLIFVHVIYGLGFTTLFFRNYYVSIPSELTKAAKVDGAGFFRIFWSIFLPLSLPIIVVTVIWQFTQIWNDFLFGVSFSQAGTQPVTVALNNIVNSTTGVKEYNVDMAAAIIAALPTLLVYVVAGKYFIRGLTAGSVKG; encoded by the coding sequence ATGACTGATGCCGCACTCGCCACCCGATCGGAGCGCCGCACCGGCAAGGTGATCCTGCGCTGGATCCTCTACCTGCTGCTGGGTCTCTTCGCGCTGTTCTACTTGATGCCGCTTTTCGTGATGGTCACGACATCGCTCAAAAGCCTGGAAGAGATCCGCACGGGCGACCTGATCGCCCTGCCGCGCGAGATTACCTTCGATGCATGGGCCACCGCATGGTCGGGCGCCTGTACCGGCGTGCAATGCGAAGGGATGCGCCCCTATTTCTGGAACTCGGTCCTGATCGCGGTTCCAGGGGTGGCGATATCGACGCTTCTGGGTGCGCTGAACGGATTTGTCGTGGCGCAGTGGCGCTTTCGCGGGGCGAACATCATCTTCTCGCTGATGCTGTTTGGCTGTTTCATCCCGTTTCAGGTGGTCCTGCTGCCGATGGCGCGGATGCTGGGGCTGATGGGTGTCGCGGGCACGATCCCGGGCCTGATCTTTGTCCACGTGATCTATGGCCTTGGATTTACCACGCTGTTCTTCCGCAATTATTACGTGTCGATCCCGTCCGAGCTGACCAAGGCGGCCAAGGTCGACGGGGCGGGATTTTTCCGCATCTTCTGGTCGATCTTCCTGCCGCTCTCGCTGCCGATCATCGTGGTTACGGTCATCTGGCAGTTCACGCAGATCTGGAACGATTTCCTCTTCGGTGTGTCGTTCAGCCAGGCGGGGACGCAGCCGGTGACGGTCGCGCTCAACAACATCGTCAATTCGACCACCGGCGTGAAGGAATACAACGTCGACATGGCCGCAGCGATCATCGCCGCCCTGCCGACGCTTCTGGTCTATGTCGTCGCCGGCAAATATTTCATCCGCGGTCTGACCGCCGGTTCCGTGAAGGGATAA
- a CDS encoding carbohydrate ABC transporter permease, with the protein MTKWLEENTPKLVLAPSFIAVLVFVYGFIGWTAWVSLTRSRLMPRYEIEGLIQYDRLFASPRWDTALNNLFIFGALFIVIAMVLGLVLAILLDQNIRTEGALRTIYLYPMALSMIVTGTAWKWILNPGLGIEKTVQGWGFETFEFDWLVDPDMAIYTIVLAAIWQSSGFVMALFLAGLRSVDGEIIKAAQVDGIPTWRVYTAIILPSMAPIFLSAFIVLSHLAIKSFDLVIALTGGGPGYATDLPATYMYAMAFSRGDIGQAASSAMVMMMVVFAIVVPYLYSELRTRDD; encoded by the coding sequence ATGACCAAATGGCTCGAAGAGAACACGCCGAAACTGGTGCTGGCACCGTCGTTCATTGCCGTGCTGGTTTTCGTCTACGGATTTATCGGCTGGACGGCCTGGGTGTCGCTGACACGCTCGCGGCTGATGCCGCGCTACGAGATCGAGGGGCTGATCCAGTATGATCGGCTGTTTGCGTCCCCGCGGTGGGACACGGCGCTGAACAACCTGTTCATTTTCGGCGCGCTGTTCATCGTTATCGCGATGGTGCTGGGGTTGGTTCTGGCGATCCTGCTGGATCAGAACATCCGCACCGAAGGCGCGCTCCGAACGATCTATCTCTACCCCATGGCGCTGTCGATGATCGTGACGGGCACAGCGTGGAAATGGATCCTCAACCCCGGTCTGGGGATCGAGAAGACCGTGCAGGGCTGGGGTTTCGAGACCTTCGAGTTCGACTGGCTCGTCGATCCGGATATGGCGATCTATACCATCGTGCTGGCGGCCATCTGGCAGAGCTCGGGTTTCGTCATGGCGCTGTTTCTGGCCGGGTTGCGGTCCGTGGACGGCGAGATCATCAAGGCCGCGCAGGTCGACGGCATTCCCACATGGCGCGTCTATACGGCGATCATCCTACCCTCCATGGCGCCAATTTTCCTGTCCGCCTTCATCGTGCTGAGCCACCTCGCCATCAAGAGCTTCGATCTGGTGATCGCCCTGACGGGCGGCGGGCCGGGCTATGCCACCGATCTGCCCGCCACCTACATGTACGCCATGGCGTTTTCGCGCGGCGATATCGGGCAGGCGGCCAGTTCGGCAATGGTCATGATGATGGTCGTTTTCGCCATCGTCGTACCCTACCTATATTCCGAGTTGAGGACGCGTGATGACTGA
- a CDS encoding ABC transporter substrate-binding protein → MKIYLTGAASALALGATLAHAEPQAEVLHYWTSGGEAKSVAVLQEEFAANGGTWTDMPVAGGGGDAAMTALRARVLSGNAPTAVQLKGPAIQEWYEEGVLADISNVAEAQNWAEVLPESIASHMKCEGTWCAAPVNVHRVDWIWANADVLEANGIEMPTTWDAFNAAADTLQAAGITPLAHGGQAWQDATIFEAVALGILGPEGYRKAFVDLDMDTLKSDEMKAVFDQMRKMRGYVDDNFSGRDWNLATAMVMNGEAAFQIMGDWAKGEFTAAGKVPGEDFLCASTPGEGFLYNVDSFAMFEVEGDDKRAGQELLAELVVGKNFQEVFNLNKGSIPARTDVSLEKFDQCAELSSADMTASSDSGSLLPSYAHGMALRGAQAGAITDVVTAHFNSDMSSDEAVQMLADAVANSM, encoded by the coding sequence ATGAAGATCTATTTGACAGGCGCGGCTTCCGCGCTGGCGCTTGGCGCGACCCTTGCCCATGCTGAACCTCAGGCCGAGGTTCTGCATTACTGGACATCCGGTGGCGAGGCGAAATCCGTCGCCGTTCTGCAAGAAGAATTCGCGGCCAACGGCGGCACCTGGACCGACATGCCCGTTGCGGGTGGGGGCGGCGATGCCGCGATGACCGCGCTGCGTGCGCGGGTCCTGTCCGGCAACGCGCCGACAGCGGTGCAGCTGAAGGGCCCGGCCATTCAGGAATGGTACGAAGAGGGCGTTCTGGCCGATATCTCGAATGTCGCGGAAGCGCAGAACTGGGCCGAGGTGCTGCCCGAATCCATCGCCAGCCACATGAAATGCGAGGGCACATGGTGCGCCGCACCTGTGAACGTGCACCGCGTCGACTGGATCTGGGCCAACGCGGATGTGCTCGAGGCGAACGGCATCGAGATGCCGACTACGTGGGACGCGTTCAACGCAGCCGCAGACACGCTTCAGGCCGCTGGCATCACGCCGTTGGCACACGGTGGTCAGGCATGGCAGGACGCGACCATTTTCGAAGCCGTGGCACTGGGCATTCTGGGGCCCGAAGGCTACCGCAAGGCCTTTGTCGATCTCGATATGGACACGCTGAAATCCGACGAGATGAAGGCGGTCTTCGACCAGATGCGCAAGATGCGCGGCTATGTCGATGACAACTTCTCGGGCCGCGACTGGAACCTTGCCACCGCGATGGTCATGAACGGCGAAGCGGCGTTCCAGATCATGGGCGACTGGGCCAAGGGCGAATTCACAGCCGCAGGCAAGGTGCCGGGCGAGGATTTCCTCTGTGCCTCCACGCCGGGTGAAGGGTTCCTCTATAACGTCGACAGCTTCGCGATGTTCGAAGTCGAAGGTGACGACAAGCGGGCCGGTCAGGAACTGCTGGCCGAACTGGTCGTCGGCAAGAACTTCCAGGAGGTGTTCAACCTCAACAAGGGCTCGATCCCCGCGCGCACCGATGTGTCGCTAGAGAAATTCGACCAATGTGCAGAGCTTTCCTCGGCTGACATGACCGCAAGCTCCGACAGCGGTTCGCTGTTGCCAAGCTATGCGCACGGCATGGCGCTGCGCGGCGCGCAGGCGGGTGCGATCACCGACGTGGTGACGGCGCATTTCAACTCCGACATGTCCTCGGATGAAGCGGTGCAGATGCTGGCCGACGCGGTCGCCAACAGCATGTGA
- a CDS encoding response regulator transcription factor, translated as MAIPRILVVDDDPEMRDMMVQYLRKHGHIALPADTEAGVRAHLADGRIDLILLDVMLGDENGLDICQSLRREQDVPIIMVSAQSADHHRMAGYERGADDYVAKPFNPDLLLARVRAVLSRARRSSSLAYRRRTQTFRFGGWTYDGKRDEAISPQGYQVSLSRRETGLLKVLLANPHIPLTREEIATALDVTGSDGATEASGRAIDVLVGRLRSKIETDPKAPEMIRTERGIGYVMAVDIDTSDDP; from the coding sequence ATGGCGATTCCACGTATTCTGGTGGTCGATGACGACCCCGAGATGCGCGATATGATGGTGCAGTACCTCCGGAAACACGGCCATATTGCCCTGCCCGCCGACACCGAAGCGGGCGTGCGGGCGCATCTGGCGGACGGGCGCATCGACCTTATCCTGCTCGACGTGATGCTGGGCGACGAGAACGGGCTGGACATCTGCCAGAGCCTGAGGCGCGAACAGGATGTGCCGATCATCATGGTCTCGGCGCAGTCGGCCGACCACCACCGGATGGCGGGATACGAAAGGGGCGCGGACGATTATGTCGCCAAACCGTTCAATCCCGATCTGCTGCTCGCGCGGGTTCGTGCGGTACTGTCGCGCGCGCGCCGTTCGTCCTCTCTGGCGTACCGGAGGCGCACACAGACCTTCCGCTTCGGCGGATGGACGTACGACGGCAAGCGTGACGAGGCGATCTCGCCCCAGGGGTATCAGGTCTCGCTCTCGCGGCGCGAGACGGGGCTGTTGAAAGTGCTGCTGGCCAATCCGCATATCCCCCTCACCCGCGAGGAGATCGCGACCGCGCTTGACGTGACCGGCAGCGACGGCGCGACAGAGGCCAGCGGGCGCGCCATAGACGTGCTGGTCGGGCGCCTGCGGTCCAAGATCGAAACCGATCCCAAAGCGCCCGAGATGATCCGCACCGAACGCGGGATCGGCTATGTCATGGCCGTCGATATCGACACCAGCGACGATCCATGA